In Gemmata obscuriglobus, a single genomic region encodes these proteins:
- a CDS encoding transglutaminase-like domain-containing protein: MAPEVLRPLRRSTFALLALAAAAVEVAAVDVRPVGVSIGMALVWVALAAALARAIPVPADPHRKLPPWVLAVVLILAAAPFAVEPMRRAWTGDGYPLELQMVCGLRNVGLGLAACGGWLLCLRAATGVSLFLMLFSAAMSNHPAVLAVLGLYAAAGSAWLVLAYWSGLRGVLANAERVVAIEVVTERARLPWAGLLVLLLVTGGAAALAAGPKRATAVLGELMPTSGGTGETDPFARYGTGDGPEEVAGADARAAGMVETDTLIEDNKNALIDAVSDMYGAPHKPPKEQERTVAAGLMDVIQFHGKLPDNRRPSRDFDTGRKGPARDRTPESQSARALFEVEGRTPLHIRVVAFEQYDPETHRWRTGRQPSGRRIDAEADNWMRVGHLRGSADWYGPDERHRLKCADLKDNLVPTPALLTRFRINKVDRPDYYEWDYEGVLALAGRRRTPPGVVIATDSRTLAPARLPESAFGISGTGGVPTGFGEVPLALRPEIERLARAWTDGRPRGWPQIEAVLTRLRTAYTHDRGAAAPKDHPAPVLWFLTDARYGPDYLFATAAVLLLRALDYPVRPCLGYYAAPDGYDAETAHTPVRETDLHFWAEVQLRDGQWLVLEPTPGYAVLEPARPLWDRVRTALAASAEWAARNALAVAAVLFATTVVVVRRRSLLDAAAVRLWLLFPGRTWRAQVARAVRLLERRARWAGAARAPGQTVAAWLRGARGGRAGIELSALVQLAEQAAYAPDGSPPPDALATCRRALATWTYYRWRSAGAVPTGGTP, from the coding sequence GCGCTCGCGGCGGCCCTGGCTCGGGCGATCCCCGTTCCCGCCGACCCGCACCGCAAACTACCACCGTGGGTACTCGCGGTCGTGCTGATTTTGGCCGCCGCGCCGTTCGCGGTCGAGCCGATGCGACGCGCGTGGACCGGCGACGGGTACCCGCTCGAACTCCAGATGGTGTGCGGGCTGCGGAACGTCGGCCTCGGGCTGGCCGCGTGCGGCGGGTGGCTGCTGTGTTTGCGGGCCGCAACCGGTGTGAGCCTGTTTCTGATGCTGTTCAGCGCGGCGATGAGCAACCACCCGGCCGTACTGGCCGTCCTGGGGCTGTACGCCGCCGCCGGGAGCGCGTGGCTGGTACTGGCGTACTGGTCCGGGCTGCGCGGCGTGCTGGCGAACGCGGAGCGGGTCGTCGCGATCGAGGTCGTGACCGAGCGCGCGCGGCTCCCCTGGGCCGGACTGTTAGTGCTGCTCCTCGTCACCGGCGGCGCGGCGGCACTGGCGGCGGGGCCGAAGCGCGCGACCGCCGTGCTCGGCGAACTGATGCCCACGTCCGGCGGAACCGGCGAAACCGACCCGTTCGCGCGGTACGGAACCGGCGACGGGCCGGAGGAGGTCGCGGGCGCCGACGCGAGGGCCGCAGGGATGGTCGAAACGGACACGCTGATTGAGGACAACAAGAACGCACTCATCGACGCCGTCAGCGACATGTACGGCGCGCCCCACAAGCCCCCGAAGGAGCAAGAGCGAACGGTCGCGGCCGGGCTGATGGACGTGATCCAGTTCCACGGCAAGTTGCCCGACAACCGGCGCCCCAGTCGCGACTTTGACACGGGTCGCAAAGGGCCGGCGCGCGACCGCACGCCCGAGAGTCAGTCGGCGCGCGCGCTGTTCGAGGTCGAGGGCCGTACCCCCCTCCACATCCGGGTGGTCGCGTTCGAACAGTACGACCCGGAGACGCACCGGTGGCGGACCGGCCGGCAGCCGAGCGGCCGGCGGATCGACGCCGAGGCGGACAACTGGATGCGGGTCGGGCACCTGCGCGGCTCGGCCGACTGGTACGGCCCCGACGAGCGGCACCGGCTCAAGTGCGCCGACCTGAAGGACAACCTCGTCCCGACGCCGGCCCTGCTGACCCGGTTCCGCATCAACAAGGTGGACCGCCCCGACTACTACGAATGGGATTACGAGGGCGTGCTCGCGCTCGCCGGCCGCCGACGAACCCCGCCCGGGGTGGTGATCGCCACCGACAGCCGCACGCTCGCCCCGGCGCGACTGCCGGAGTCCGCATTCGGAATCAGCGGCACCGGCGGGGTGCCGACCGGGTTCGGCGAGGTCCCATTGGCCCTGCGCCCGGAGATCGAGCGACTCGCCCGCGCGTGGACCGACGGCCGGCCGCGCGGGTGGCCGCAGATCGAAGCAGTTCTCACCCGGCTCCGCACCGCCTACACCCACGACCGCGGCGCCGCGGCTCCGAAGGACCACCCGGCTCCAGTGCTGTGGTTCCTGACCGACGCGCGATACGGCCCGGACTACCTGTTCGCTACCGCAGCAGTATTACTGCTGCGGGCTCTCGACTACCCCGTCCGCCCCTGCCTCGGGTACTACGCCGCCCCCGACGGGTACGACGCCGAAACCGCACACACGCCGGTGCGCGAAACCGACCTGCACTTCTGGGCCGAGGTGCAACTCCGCGACGGGCAATGGCTTGTGCTCGAACCGACGCCCGGTTATGCCGTGCTGGAGCCGGCCCGACCGCTGTGGGACCGGGTACGAACTGCACTGGCCGCGTCCGCCGAATGGGCCGCGCGGAACGCTTTGGCAGTCGCGGCAGTCCTCTTCGCTACCACGGTAGTCGTGGTCCGCCGTCGGTCGCTCCTCGACGCCGCCGCAGTTCGGCTGTGGCTCCTGTTCCCGGGGCGGACGTGGCGCGCCCAGGTGGCACGGGCGGTCCGCCTGCTGGAGCGCCGCGCCCGGTGGGCCGGTGCCGCTCGTGCCCCCGGGCAAACGGTCGCCGCGTGGCTGCGCGGGGCGCGGGGCGGCCGAGCCGGGATCGAACTTTCGGCCCTCGTGCAATTAGCCGAACAGGCGGCCTACGCGCCGGACGGCTCGCCCCCGCCCGACGCCCTCGCCACCTGTCGCCGTGCGCTCGCCACCTGGACCTACTACCGGTGGCGCTCCGCCGGGGCCGTGCCGACCGGAGGAACACCGTGA
- a CDS encoding AAA family ATPase, producing the protein MTALRNVPPTAPAVPDRVDRLRAALNRALRGKPEVTEYVLAGLLARGHLLLEDLPGLGKTTLAKALAGAVGGTFARVQCTPDLLPGDITGFSVFNQKTREFEFQPGPVFADVLLTDEINRTTPRTQSALLEAMAERQATVDNVRHPLSPTFFVIATQNPVEHHGTYPLPEAQLDRFAMKLSIGYPDRADELALLEGAIGAPADEAAPERVLAPGELAALQARVAGVAVQPNVRAYLVDLGRATRAHASVSLGLSPRGLLTWQRVAQAWAYLRGRPFVTPDDVQEVARPVLGVRLGLDTGATERVIRQLVETIPVPV; encoded by the coding sequence GTGACCGCTCTTCGCAACGTACCCCCGACCGCTCCAGCCGTACCCGACCGGGTGGACCGGTTACGGGCCGCTCTGAACCGCGCGTTGCGCGGCAAACCGGAGGTGACCGAGTACGTGCTCGCGGGCCTGCTGGCGCGCGGGCACCTGCTGCTCGAAGACCTGCCCGGGCTGGGCAAGACCACGCTGGCCAAGGCGCTCGCCGGCGCGGTCGGCGGCACGTTCGCCCGGGTGCAGTGCACGCCGGACCTGCTGCCGGGCGACATCACCGGGTTCAGCGTGTTCAACCAGAAGACCCGCGAGTTCGAGTTCCAGCCCGGCCCGGTGTTCGCCGACGTCCTCCTGACCGACGAGATCAACCGGACCACGCCCCGCACCCAGAGCGCGCTGCTGGAGGCGATGGCCGAGCGGCAGGCGACCGTGGACAACGTGCGCCACCCGCTGTCGCCGACGTTCTTCGTGATCGCCACGCAAAACCCGGTGGAGCACCACGGCACCTACCCGCTGCCCGAGGCCCAGCTCGACCGGTTCGCAATGAAGCTGTCGATCGGGTACCCGGACCGGGCCGACGAACTCGCCCTGCTCGAAGGGGCCATTGGCGCACCGGCCGACGAAGCCGCTCCGGAACGGGTACTCGCACCCGGTGAGTTGGCGGCACTTCAGGCGCGCGTGGCCGGGGTGGCGGTACAGCCGAACGTGCGAGCGTACCTGGTGGATTTGGGCCGGGCCACCCGCGCGCACGCGAGCGTCTCCCTCGGGCTCAGCCCGCGCGGGCTGCTCACTTGGCAGCGGGTCGCCCAGGCGTGGGCGTACCTGCGCGGCCGCCCGTTCGTTACCCCGGACGACGTTCAGGAGGTCGCCCGGCCGGTGCTGGGGGTCCGCCTGGGACTCGACACCGGCGCGACGGAGCGGGTGATCCGGCAGTTGGTCGAAACGATCCCCGTTCCGGTTTGA
- a CDS encoding permease, producing the protein MFASLFWGFLLRLGQGAVEASLTLVVGVVVAGVLRRMVGPAGTRRLFGSGAKGLFRGWLAGMLLPVCALGVIPVAREMRRAGVPGGTVLAFVLAAPLLNPLSFLYGLTLAEPVVILTFAGLSLVVATCAGFLWDRVFGRGASVTEAEELARTADAEPLPAAGLRRVAAVAVTAAKELAGRDLVFYAVGLLASALLSAAIPFGSLQHTMHHTDKSSPLLMTALAVPLYSSPLPGMMKIGLMFEHGNSIGAAFVLFTLGIGTSAGTVTWLLTDFGGRRVLPWLGAYLAVVLAVAYATEPVLYDTRKEEADHTHAFDDYSAPFPSGSGGPAEAGAKLAEKFGPMEQPAVYGFVALLAAGVVLRRADRAGALERWLTAPPPSRARTRWDANVPGSVLGAVSLLGLVAFSVVGAYLYYPDREQCFEEMKAVHADAVVAARTGKRDEAIRQLERWDLLTRKLQVGVYIRTLRLSDEQARSADDLRERLEEVRDALLANDATVAESALPALERAYRTCRTAFAPN; encoded by the coding sequence ATGTTCGCGAGTCTGTTTTGGGGGTTCCTCCTGCGCCTGGGTCAGGGGGCCGTTGAAGCCTCGCTGACGCTGGTGGTCGGGGTGGTTGTGGCCGGGGTGCTGCGGCGCATGGTCGGCCCGGCCGGCACGCGCCGGTTGTTCGGCAGTGGGGCGAAGGGGCTGTTCCGCGGGTGGCTCGCCGGGATGCTGTTACCGGTGTGCGCGCTCGGGGTGATCCCGGTCGCCCGGGAGATGCGCCGGGCCGGGGTGCCGGGCGGTACGGTGCTGGCGTTCGTGCTCGCGGCCCCGCTCCTGAACCCGCTCTCGTTCCTGTACGGACTGACCCTCGCCGAGCCGGTGGTGATCCTCACGTTCGCCGGCCTGTCGCTGGTCGTCGCCACGTGCGCCGGGTTCCTGTGGGACCGCGTGTTCGGCCGCGGCGCGAGCGTGACCGAGGCGGAGGAGCTGGCCCGCACCGCCGACGCCGAGCCGCTCCCGGCGGCCGGGCTGCGCCGGGTCGCGGCGGTGGCGGTCACCGCCGCCAAGGAACTGGCCGGGCGCGACCTCGTGTTCTACGCGGTCGGGCTGCTCGCCTCGGCGCTACTGTCGGCGGCGATCCCGTTCGGCAGCCTCCAGCACACGATGCACCACACCGACAAATCGTCCCCGCTGCTGATGACCGCGCTGGCGGTACCGCTGTACTCGTCCCCGCTGCCGGGGATGATGAAGATCGGCCTCATGTTCGAGCACGGCAACTCGATCGGGGCCGCGTTCGTGCTGTTCACGCTGGGCATCGGAACCAGCGCCGGGACCGTGACGTGGCTGCTGACGGACTTCGGGGGCCGCCGGGTGCTCCCCTGGCTCGGCGCCTACCTAGCCGTTGTGCTCGCCGTCGCATACGCGACGGAACCGGTCCTGTACGACACCCGGAAAGAGGAGGCGGACCACACGCACGCGTTCGACGACTACTCGGCCCCCTTCCCTTCCGGGTCCGGCGGACCGGCCGAGGCGGGCGCGAAGCTGGCCGAGAAGTTCGGGCCGATGGAGCAGCCGGCCGTGTACGGCTTCGTTGCGCTCCTGGCTGCCGGGGTCGTGCTGCGACGCGCCGACCGGGCGGGGGCACTGGAGCGGTGGCTCACCGCGCCGCCGCCGAGCCGGGCGCGCACGCGATGGGACGCCAACGTGCCCGGCTCGGTGCTGGGAGCGGTCTCGCTGCTGGGGTTAGTCGCGTTCAGTGTGGTCGGGGCGTACCTGTACTACCCGGACCGCGAGCAGTGCTTCGAGGAGATGAAGGCCGTTCACGCGGACGCGGTCGTCGCGGCCCGGACCGGCAAACGGGACGAGGCGATCCGGCAACTGGAGCGGTGGGACTTACTGACCCGCAAGTTGCAGGTCGGCGTGTACATCCGCACGTTGCGGTTGAGCGACGAGCAGGCGCGATCGGCCGACGACCTCCGGGAACGGCTGGAAGAGGTGCGCGACGCCCTCCTGGCGAACGACGCCACCGTAGCCGAATCCGCGCTCCCGGCGCTCGAGCGGGCGTACCGCACGTGTCGCACCGCGTTCGCTCCGAATTGA
- a CDS encoding fatty acid desaturase CarF family protein, translated as MKIQRTRAADVSEFPVLPSEVFFVLAGITLVIVSLVRFVNAPGFWDWPTLVLIPLGLLGADFVSGFVHWAGDTWGTPKTPVVGWRFVRPFRFHHAYPLDMVKSNFFTTNGDNVLGASPFLIVPLFFPTEPIGWLYAGVFVWAIGAFAMWTSQFHLWAHMKHPPRFARVLQSCRLILTKDHHQKHHKLPYQANYCITTGWCNPFLTNIYFFPALEWVVSRVTGMTPRPDEGGNDPAFYEKLKAEAAAKEAEEAASAKTQDAVS; from the coding sequence ATGAAAATACAGCGAACCCGAGCAGCGGATGTATCGGAGTTCCCGGTACTCCCGAGCGAGGTGTTTTTTGTTCTGGCTGGGATCACGTTGGTGATCGTCAGCTTGGTTCGTTTCGTTAACGCGCCCGGCTTTTGGGACTGGCCGACCCTGGTCCTCATCCCGCTCGGGTTGCTCGGTGCGGACTTCGTTTCCGGCTTCGTACACTGGGCCGGTGACACGTGGGGCACCCCCAAGACACCGGTCGTCGGGTGGCGGTTCGTGCGGCCGTTCCGGTTCCACCACGCCTACCCGCTCGACATGGTCAAGAGTAACTTCTTCACCACGAACGGGGACAACGTGCTCGGCGCTTCGCCGTTCCTGATCGTCCCGCTGTTCTTCCCGACCGAGCCGATCGGCTGGCTGTACGCCGGGGTGTTCGTGTGGGCGATCGGCGCGTTCGCGATGTGGACCAGCCAGTTCCACCTGTGGGCGCACATGAAGCACCCGCCGCGGTTCGCCCGCGTGCTCCAGAGCTGCCGGCTGATCCTCACCAAGGACCACCACCAAAAGCACCACAAGTTGCCGTACCAGGCCAACTACTGCATCACCACCGGCTGGTGCAACCCTTTCCTGACCAACATCTACTTCTTCCCGGCGCTGGAGTGGGTCGTGTCGCGGGTGACCGGCATGACGCCGCGCCCGGACGAGGGCGGCAACGACCCGGCATTTTACGAAAAGCTCAAGGCCGAGGCCGCCGCGAAAGAGGCTGAAGAGGCGGCCTCGGCGAAAACCCAGGACGCGGTATCTTGA